Proteins encoded together in one Chryseobacterium sp. G0201 window:
- a CDS encoding DUF2490 domain-containing protein, with the protein MIFRVDKILIGLFLFAYMGSSVKAQISPPGLGEANTAFWSAFGVRRQLDSLGKKQSLSYVALGRKSSPDNYNLFSKQAIFVINHEVYHSFAKNQQYSYAVSYRRQPEYESSAPYEKEGLEQEFRLYGRYSYTFNLGKRFKLKNTIRQEFRKFFDPDFHAVEENFQLRTRVKSQLTYNLSSKNNQKLALSAEGLFSISYLNEPEPQWTKFGYREMRLGVYYMFAIPNSPFTMDIGYVDDLIRNSQSITKGGVHYLAADLIWNLPYKKK; encoded by the coding sequence ATGATATTTCGAGTTGATAAAATACTTATTGGATTATTCTTATTTGCCTATATGGGAAGCTCTGTAAAAGCACAAATCAGCCCGCCGGGCTTAGGAGAAGCCAACACTGCTTTCTGGTCAGCTTTTGGGGTAAGGCGACAACTGGATTCCTTGGGTAAAAAACAGTCTTTGAGCTATGTAGCTTTGGGAAGAAAAAGTAGTCCGGATAATTATAATTTATTTTCAAAACAGGCAATTTTTGTTATTAATCATGAAGTGTATCATTCTTTTGCTAAAAATCAACAGTACAGCTATGCCGTGAGTTACCGTCGTCAACCTGAGTATGAGAGTTCGGCACCTTATGAAAAAGAAGGTCTGGAACAGGAATTCAGATTATACGGAAGATATTCTTATACTTTTAACCTAGGAAAAAGATTTAAACTTAAAAATACCATTCGCCAGGAATTCAGGAAGTTCTTTGATCCCGATTTTCATGCTGTAGAAGAGAACTTTCAGCTAAGGACGCGCGTTAAAAGCCAGCTTACTTATAATTTGTCATCAAAAAACAATCAAAAATTGGCCTTAAGTGCAGAAGGACTATTTTCCATCAGTTATCTTAATGAACCGGAACCTCAGTGGACTAAATTCGGATATAGAGAAATGCGTCTTGGTGTTTATTATATGTTCGCAATTCCTAATTCCCCTTTTACGATGGATATTGGTTATGTAGATGATTTGATCAGAAACAGCCAGAGTATTACAAAAGGCGGCGTTCATTATCTGGCGGCTGACCTCATCTGGAACCTGCCTTATAAAAAGAAATAG
- a CDS encoding asparaginase, translated as MKRKVLLIYTGGTIGMEKDYETGSLRAFDFGNIFEKMPEMKLMECEVFVHPFAKPLDSSDMGPQEWKIIANYILKSYNEYDGFLILHGTDTMSYSASALSFMLKGLKKPVIFTGSQLPIGDLRTDAKENLLTSLYYASLYENDQAVIQEVAIYFEYKLLRGNRTLKYSAEYFDAYSSPNYPILGQSGVHLNIVKENLYRCDPDVEFHVDEHISEDILFWRIFPGMKLHHFKEIPKMKVLILQVFGSGTIFSSEKTQETLQEIRNNGTEIVVVSQCISGGISFGKYENSNIFSRIGAISGNDITAESAITKAMHLIDNPNYTGTFADNFAKSLCGEITE; from the coding sequence ATGAAACGAAAAGTCCTGCTCATCTATACCGGAGGAACCATCGGTATGGAGAAAGATTACGAAACCGGAAGCCTTCGTGCGTTTGATTTTGGAAATATCTTCGAAAAAATGCCCGAAATGAAGTTGATGGAATGTGAAGTTTTCGTTCATCCTTTTGCAAAACCGCTCGATTCATCGGATATGGGACCTCAGGAATGGAAAATCATCGCCAATTACATTCTTAAAAGCTATAACGAATATGACGGATTTCTGATTCTCCACGGAACAGATACGATGTCCTACTCCGCTTCTGCACTAAGTTTCATGTTAAAAGGTTTGAAAAAACCGGTGATCTTTACAGGCTCTCAACTTCCCATTGGAGATCTGAGAACAGATGCTAAAGAAAATCTTCTGACGAGTTTGTATTATGCAAGTTTGTATGAAAATGATCAAGCCGTCATTCAGGAAGTCGCCATTTATTTTGAATATAAATTATTAAGAGGAAACCGAACATTGAAATATTCTGCTGAGTATTTTGATGCCTATTCCAGCCCGAATTATCCTATTTTGGGCCAATCCGGAGTTCATTTAAATATTGTGAAAGAAAATCTTTACCGTTGTGATCCTGATGTGGAGTTCCATGTTGACGAACACATTTCCGAAGATATTTTATTCTGGAGAATTTTTCCGGGAATGAAATTACATCATTTTAAAGAAATTCCTAAAATGAAAGTTCTTATTTTACAGGTTTTCGGTTCAGGAACGATTTTCAGCAGTGAAAAAACTCAGGAAACACTTCAGGAAATCAGAAATAACGGAACTGAAATCGTAGTGGTAAGTCAGTGTATTTCAGGTGGAATCTCATTTGGAAAATATGAAAACAGTAATATTTTTTCAAGAATCGGAGCCATCAGCGGAAATGATATTACTGCCGAAAGTGCGATCACAAAAGCAATGCATTTGATCGACAATCCCAATTATACCGGAACTTTTGCAGATAATTTTGCTAAAAGTTTGTGTGGAGAAATCACTGAGTAA
- a CDS encoding TrmH family RNA methyltransferase: MEDLAKTFEYLKQFLTDERLRKIDHFSPESSDFVLPVMDDVYQFRNAAAIIRSVEACGFHKVVAMEEENVFDPNLTVTKGAETWVEVEKMPKNIDSLQKIKDRGYKILAVSLEKNAVMLPDYQITEPIALVFGTEMAGVSEEVIDFADETLAIPMYGFTRSFNVSVAAGICMYELKQKLINSNLDYKLSDEKLLKMKIRWAVNSMQSGQQIFQKYLRDNNIEI, translated from the coding sequence ATGGAAGATTTAGCGAAAACTTTTGAGTATTTAAAACAATTTTTAACAGATGAAAGACTGAGAAAGATCGATCATTTTTCTCCTGAAAGTTCTGATTTTGTGCTTCCTGTGATGGATGATGTGTACCAGTTCAGAAATGCGGCGGCGATTATAAGATCTGTGGAAGCTTGTGGTTTTCACAAAGTTGTGGCGATGGAGGAAGAAAATGTATTTGATCCGAATCTCACCGTAACAAAAGGTGCCGAAACCTGGGTTGAAGTTGAAAAAATGCCAAAAAATATTGATTCTTTACAAAAAATTAAAGATCGTGGATATAAAATTCTGGCTGTATCATTAGAAAAGAATGCAGTAATGCTTCCTGATTATCAAATTACAGAACCTATTGCCTTGGTTTTCGGAACTGAAATGGCAGGAGTTTCAGAAGAAGTAATTGATTTTGCGGATGAAACGCTGGCCATTCCGATGTATGGCTTTACAAGAAGTTTTAATGTATCGGTAGCAGCAGGAATTTGTATGTATGAATTAAAACAAAAACTGATTAATTCTAACCTCGATTACAAATTAAGCGATGAGAAATTATTGAAAATGAAGATCCGTTGGGCAGTAAATTCAATGCAAAGCGGACAGCAGATTTTTCAGAAGTATTTGAGAGATAACAATATTGAAATATAA
- a CDS encoding IgGFc-binding protein, whose amino-acid sequence MRRIYLLLAFFAYQLFFSQLDNTHYLQPIIFGAYDTTTITEEYIYLSTPSTANITVNVRMADGTTIPRLSVYNINAATTANVTTGVVTFSNTTPVRIAVINASNVVLPPGSSPMTVATTRAGTIIPANVGGLLFTSTDDFFVNYRGLSGSQAGSVLTKGKVALGKNFFWGGTPNEFTTNVPEVGNMVSMMATENNTVITISNIDSGTQFINGASATPLTGTTFTRTLQKGQSFVLYAKVKLNALSLQDRGWLGAKISADKNIAVTVGGLMQQGSIETGTLSDSRDFAVDQLVPVEQLGNEYVVMQGNGGTYERVIVVATEANTTITMNTNANPSYTLANIGDYQIVPASFFTNKNMYLKTNKAVYVFHKIFGSSALNTNSFMFIPPLSCFGQTSVNMIPDAKQIGTTSYDNTELAVLAASGTANIPVVTVGGTALAATVAAGTAVPGNPNWRSYRYNIATAAGGTATIKNVRVSSAGTIQAELVGASGAAGFGGYYSGFGTAPIVTIAVANSPSSRPCTGTTGSSSLSLSVTPGLGTYQWYKNGAPISGGTNSNYSIPITDNSAAEYNVIVTPPGGCLIYSNVVKSFACPCYKPGATGTPEITKIGVSTRASKSTANWPADMNNAFLALESNDKGLVITRIPDPEVSIATPVNGMIVFDTDDVCLKIYDGTQWSCINQTCN is encoded by the coding sequence GTGAGGCGTATTTATTTATTATTAGCATTTTTTGCATACCAATTATTTTTTTCTCAACTCGATAATACCCATTATTTACAACCGATTATTTTTGGAGCATATGATACCACTACCATAACGGAAGAGTATATCTATCTTTCGACTCCGTCTACAGCAAATATCACGGTTAATGTAAGAATGGCAGATGGAACAACTATTCCAAGACTGTCTGTTTATAATATTAATGCAGCAACAACTGCTAACGTTACTACAGGTGTTGTAACCTTTAGCAATACCACTCCGGTGAGAATAGCTGTCATTAATGCTTCAAATGTAGTGTTACCACCGGGATCATCGCCAATGACAGTAGCTACCACAAGAGCAGGAACAATAATTCCCGCCAATGTAGGAGGTTTATTATTCACTTCTACTGATGATTTTTTCGTCAATTATAGAGGATTATCCGGTTCCCAAGCAGGATCTGTACTTACAAAAGGAAAAGTAGCTTTAGGGAAAAATTTCTTCTGGGGCGGAACACCCAACGAATTTACAACGAATGTTCCCGAAGTTGGAAACATGGTCTCCATGATGGCTACTGAAAATAATACAGTCATCACTATATCTAATATTGATTCCGGGACACAATTTATTAACGGAGCCAGTGCGACACCACTAACAGGAACTACCTTTACAAGAACATTACAAAAAGGGCAATCTTTTGTACTTTATGCCAAAGTAAAACTTAATGCACTCAGTTTACAAGACCGAGGCTGGCTGGGTGCTAAAATTTCTGCAGATAAAAATATTGCCGTTACTGTAGGAGGTCTAATGCAACAAGGAAGTATTGAAACCGGAACACTTTCAGACAGTCGCGACTTTGCTGTAGACCAATTAGTTCCCGTAGAACAATTAGGAAACGAATATGTAGTAATGCAAGGAAATGGCGGAACTTATGAAAGAGTAATTGTTGTTGCGACGGAAGCTAATACAACAATTACCATGAATACCAATGCAAATCCAAGTTATACATTAGCGAATATTGGAGATTATCAAATCGTTCCGGCCAGTTTTTTCACCAACAAAAATATGTACCTGAAAACCAATAAAGCAGTATATGTTTTTCATAAAATATTCGGAAGTTCTGCACTTAACACGAACAGTTTTATGTTTATCCCACCTCTTTCATGTTTCGGGCAGACATCAGTAAACATGATTCCGGATGCTAAACAGATTGGAACAACTTCATATGACAATACAGAGCTTGCAGTACTTGCCGCAAGCGGAACAGCAAACATCCCCGTTGTAACGGTAGGCGGAACAGCTCTTGCAGCAACTGTAGCAGCAGGAACAGCTGTACCGGGAAATCCAAACTGGAGAAGCTACAGATATAATATAGCCACTGCTGCAGGAGGAACAGCTACCATTAAAAACGTAAGAGTAAGTTCAGCAGGAACCATTCAGGCCGAATTAGTAGGAGCAAGTGGTGCTGCAGGATTTGGAGGGTATTATTCAGGATTTGGAACGGCTCCTATCGTCACCATTGCGGTAGCCAACAGCCCTAGTTCAAGACCTTGTACAGGAACTACGGGAAGTTCATCATTATCTTTATCTGTAACACCCGGCTTAGGTACTTATCAATGGTATAAAAACGGAGCTCCTATTTCCGGAGGAACCAACAGTAATTATTCAATTCCAATAACAGATAATTCCGCAGCAGAATACAATGTCATTGTAACTCCACCCGGAGGATGTCTTATTTATTCAAATGTTGTAAAATCATTTGCCTGCCCTTGCTACAAGCCCGGCGCAACAGGAACCCCTGAAATTACTAAAATAGGTGTCTCAACTAGAGCTTCTAAAAGTACGGCAAACTGGCCTGCAGACATGAATAACGCATTTTTAGCACTTGAATCTAATGACAAAGGACTTGTAATAACAAGAATTCCTGATCCGGAAGTATCAATCGCAACACCTGTAAACGGAATGATCGTATTCGACACGGATGACGTATGTCTAAAAATATATGATGGAACTCAATGGAGCTGTATTAACCAAACATGTAATTAA
- a CDS encoding RsmE family RNA methyltransferase, whose translation MKLFFGEINNGKAIINDEEQQHIVKVLRMKDGEEIHVTDGKGNVASGTLVIEGKKANIEVSEIKTNTPDFNPKLHIAIAPTKNIDRIEFFIEKSVEMGISEITILQTEKTERKNINIDKLRKQAIAASKQSLRFHFPVINDLIKLPDFLKNSNPETTFVAHCNESLERIGLKEIPHLENITFLIGPEGDFSDKEISYLSHSKIKAVSLGNQRLRTETAGIFVAAWNYLT comes from the coding sequence ATGAAACTTTTTTTTGGCGAAATCAATAACGGAAAAGCAATAATTAATGACGAAGAACAACAGCACATCGTAAAAGTTCTTCGTATGAAAGATGGTGAAGAAATTCATGTGACAGATGGTAAAGGCAATGTTGCTTCTGGAACATTAGTAATCGAAGGTAAAAAAGCCAATATTGAAGTTTCTGAAATTAAAACCAACACTCCGGATTTTAATCCAAAACTACACATTGCGATCGCGCCAACGAAAAACATCGATCGAATTGAGTTTTTTATAGAAAAATCTGTAGAAATGGGCATTTCTGAGATTACCATTTTACAAACTGAAAAAACAGAGCGTAAAAATATCAATATTGACAAACTGAGAAAGCAAGCAATTGCAGCTTCAAAGCAGAGTTTGCGATTCCACTTTCCTGTAATTAATGATTTAATTAAACTTCCTGATTTTCTGAAAAATAGTAACCCAGAAACTACTTTTGTAGCACACTGTAATGAAAGTTTAGAAAGGATTGGATTGAAGGAAATCCCACATTTAGAAAATATTACGTTTTTAATTGGCCCTGAAGGAGATTTTTCTGATAAAGAAATTTCTTATTTATCGCATAGTAAAATAAAAGCCGTATCTCTTGGAAACCAAAGACTTAGAACTGAAACTGCAGGAATATTTGTTGCAGCGTGGAATTACTTAACTTAA
- the tsaD gene encoding tRNA (adenosine(37)-N6)-threonylcarbamoyltransferase complex transferase subunit TsaD, translating to MSDSIILGIESSCDDTSAAIIKGNSILSNIAANQEIHKEYGGVVPELASRAHQQNIIPVVEKSLTKANIQQNAISAIGFTRGPGLLGSLLVGTSFAKSLAMSLDVPLIEVNHLQAHILAHFIEDANPMPPKFPFLCLTVSGGHTMIVLVKDYFDMEIIGKTIDDAAGEAFDKIGKIFDLDYPAGPIIDRLAKEGNPDAFKFNKPKLENYDYSFSGIKTSVLYFIQKEVKKDPDFIKNNLIDLCASVQKTIIEILMAKLEKAAKELDIKEVAIAGGVSANSALRKAMQDNHEKLGWNIYIPKFEYTTDNAAMIAMVAQLKFERGEFTDLRTSATAKYDL from the coding sequence ATGAGCGACTCTATAATTTTAGGTATTGAATCGTCTTGCGACGACACATCAGCAGCTATCATCAAGGGAAATTCTATTCTGTCAAACATCGCCGCGAATCAGGAAATCCACAAAGAATATGGTGGTGTTGTCCCTGAATTAGCTTCACGCGCGCATCAGCAAAATATAATACCCGTTGTTGAAAAATCTCTAACTAAAGCAAATATACAACAAAATGCTATTTCTGCTATAGGATTTACTCGCGGACCCGGACTTTTGGGTTCTCTTCTCGTAGGAACTTCCTTTGCTAAGTCATTAGCTATGAGTTTGGACGTTCCTTTGATCGAGGTAAACCATCTGCAGGCACACATTTTAGCACATTTCATCGAGGATGCAAATCCTATGCCGCCAAAGTTTCCGTTTTTATGCCTTACGGTAAGTGGCGGACATACGATGATCGTCTTGGTAAAGGATTATTTTGACATGGAAATTATCGGAAAAACCATTGATGATGCTGCAGGAGAAGCATTTGATAAGATCGGGAAGATCTTTGACTTGGATTATCCGGCAGGTCCGATCATTGACAGATTGGCTAAAGAAGGAAATCCTGATGCTTTTAAATTTAATAAACCAAAATTAGAGAATTACGATTATTCTTTCAGCGGAATTAAGACTTCTGTTTTATATTTTATACAAAAAGAAGTTAAAAAAGATCCTGATTTTATTAAAAACAATTTAATTGATCTTTGTGCTTCCGTTCAGAAAACAATCATTGAGATTTTGATGGCAAAACTTGAAAAAGCAGCCAAAGAATTAGATATAAAAGAAGTTGCCATTGCTGGTGGAGTTTCTGCTAATTCTGCGTTGAGAAAAGCAATGCAGGACAATCATGAGAAATTAGGCTGGAATATTTATATTCCAAAATTTGAATATACGACCGATAATGCGGCAATGATCGCTATGGTTGCTCAATTAAAATTTGAGCGAGGTGAATTTACGGATCTTAGAACTTCCGCAACTGCAAAATACGATTTATGA